From the Streptomyces nodosus genome, the window AAAGGAGGGCCGGTGAGTTCCTGGGACCTGTGGTGGTGGGTCATCCTGCCCTACCTCGCCCTTGTCACCTTCGTCGTCGGCCACGTCTGGCGCTGGCGCTACGACCGGTTCGGCTGGACCAGCCGCTCCACCCAACTCCAGGAGCGCCGCCTGCTGAAATGGGGCGGGCCGCTCTTCCACTACGGCACCTTCGCGGCCATCGCCGGCCACATCATGGGCATCCTCATCCCCGAATCGTTCACCCGGTGGCTCGGCATCCCCGAGGGCGCCTACCGCTGGTTCTCCTCCATCGGCGGCACCATCGCCGCACTCGCCGTCATCTTCGGCGTGGTGATCCTCGCCTTCCGCCGGACCACCGTGCCCAAGGTCCGTGCCACCACCAGCCCCGTCGACTGGGTGGCCCTCCTCCTGCTCGCCGTCGTCATCGTGCTCGGCATCATCCCCACCATGGGCATCAACCTCCTCGGTGCCGGCTACGACTACCGTCAGAGCGTGGCGTTGTGGTTCCGCGGCCTGTTCGCCGGCAACCCGGACGTGGCCGCGATCTCCCACGCTCCGCTGATCTACCAGGTCCATGCCACCGCCGCGTGGGCCATTCTCGCGGTGTGGCCCTTCACTCGGCTGGTCCACGCCTGGAGCGTCCCGCTGTGGTACTTGTGGCGGCCGTTCATTCTCTACCGCTCCCGCACCGCCGCCCATCCCACCGAACCGGGCACCAGCGGGCGCCGCTGGCGCCGCATCGGCGTCCGCTACTGACCCGAGCTAGTCAAGCTCTCCGACAGAGAAACGGTAACCGCGCCATGCAGAAGCTCTCCCTCGACGCGAAGGCCCGCGAGCACCTGGAACGGGCCGCGGCTTCGTCCACCGGCCGCAGCGCCGAGACCCTCTACGGCGGCCACGAGCACACCCTGCGCCAGACACTCATCGCCCTGACCGCCGGCACCACCCTGGCCGAACACGAAAACCCCGGTGAGGCCACCGTCCTCGTACTGCATGGCCGGGTACGGCTGCACAGCGGCGACGATGTGTGGGAGGGCATGGCAGGTGACCTGCTCCTGGTACCGCCCGCCCGCCACAGCCTTCAGGCCCTCGAAGACGCCGCGGCACTACTGACCGTCGCCAAGTCCGCCTGACCTCGGCATATCCCGACGGGGCCGGCTTCGGGAACCTGGCGTCGAGGCCGGAACTGCTGGCCGCAGGTGAGCGAAGGTCTCGGATACAACTCAGATCGGCGATCCAAGATCACCGATCAGGACCGTGAAGCGGGCGGCCCCTGCGTGACCTTCCAGAGCACAGACGCGTTGAATCCGGCGACACGTGCACCGAGCGGCAGCGCCAGCTCATTGTCCCAGGCAGTGACCCCGACCACGCTGTCAGTGACGTCCACGGGGCACGGATGCCCCGACAACGGCATGCCACGCCATGCGGCACCCAAAAGAGAGTGAGTCGTGGCTTCCAGGCCCATTCCGCGAAGGCCGGCCTCCCTGTACTGCTCGTAGAGACCCGGCCCGGCAGGCGGGCTACCGCGCCAGCAGGCTGATCCCCAGCGCCGTCAGGGCGATGACCTTGGCGATCTCCAAGGCCACGTAGTAGACGTGCCCACGCGAGCGGGGCAGCTCCTCTCCGGCAAGAACCCGGTCCGACCGGCGGTTCAACCGAGGGCGAACCACGCCCAGTTGTACGGCGAGCAGCACCGCCACGGCGACGGTGAGCACCACGACGGCCGCCGAAGGGGAGCCGCCGACGGCCACCGACGCGACGACGGCGGCGGCCAGGACGGCCTCGACGAGATTCAGCGCACGGAAGACCATCCGGCCGATGCCCAGTCCGATGGGGATGGTCACCCCGGGCGCGCGGAACTTCAGCGGCGCTTCCAGGAAGGAGATCGCCAGCACCATTCCGAGCCAGAGGAAGACGACCGCGCCCGCGATCGCGGCCGACGTGGTGTTCATCGATGCGTTGCCTCTCTGCCGCGCCAAGGGACGGCTGTCGGGTGGGGTGGATCACGCCGGCGGCCAGGACGCGAGGCGGTCCGCGAACTCCGGGGGCGATGCCACGACCATGAGCGAGGCTGACTGGTCACCGGGGTTGGTCAGGCTGACACGCTCGCCGCGGGCGATGTGGGCAGCGGCCGTACCGGCCGTCAGCGTCCGAGCCTGACCGTTGTGGTGCAGCTCGACGGATCCGGACAGCGGAATGAGGACGATCTGCGAGGCGCCGTGGTCGTGTTCGGGCATGGCGGCGCCCGCGGGCAGTTCCACGTGGAGGACGGCGACCTGGTCGGAGGTTTCCGCGGTGGTGAGCAGGGCCGCGGTCGGGCCGCCGGGCACGGGCGCGCGGCGGCGGGGGGAGGTGGCGATCTCGGCGATGTGCATGATGTTCCTTCCTCGCTATGCGGTCATGAGGCGTGGGGCAGGCCCGGGCCGATCGGTTTCGACACGCTCCGGCGAGCCGGACGGGTACCGGGCCCGGTGCACGGCCGTGGCGGCTTCCGGGGCCGTCACCGACCCTGTGGCGGAAGAGCGACGATGAGCGGGTGGTCACGCTCGATCAATCCCAGCTTGGCGGCGCCGCCGGGCGATCCGAGCGCGTCGAAGAACTCGGCGTTCACCCGGGTGTACTGCGACCACTGGGCCGGTACGTCCTCCTCGTAGAAGATCGCCTCGACCGGGCAGACCGGCTCGCACGCACCGCAGTCCACGCATTCGTCCGGATGGATGTACAGCGACCGCTGCCCCTCGTAGATGCAGTCCACCGGGCATTCCTCGACGCACGCCCTGTCCTTCACATCCACACACGGCTGCGCGATCACGTAGGTCATCGGCGCGCCTCCCCTCTCGTCTCAGAGGTTTCCAGCACCAGGTTTCTACGAATACTACATGTACTAATTGATGGTGCCCGTTCGGGGCGCTGCAGGAGAGGGACCACAGCCGTGACGCCGACGTCTGAGGTCTTCATCCAGGCCGGCGAGAGCGACCCTGCCGTCCAGGCGCGGGTCGTGGTCCGCGCGGCTCACCAGCGGCTGCTCGCCGACCTGCAACCGAAGGTCGCCCTGCTGACCGAACTGGAACTGAGCACGGACGCCCGGGAGACCGCCCTGGCGACGCTGACCGCTTCTGCACCGGCCCGGTACGCCGAAACCTTCGCCGCCACACCGCCCACCGAACGCGCCGGAGTCCTGGTCGGTCCGGCATGTCGAATGCTGCTGGGCGATCACGACACCACGCGAGCGCCGTTCACCTCGGCCTAATTTTTACGAAACCACATGTAATAATCTCGATGCAGGCGCACGCGGCCCCGCGAGAGGAATGAGGATCACGCATGTCACCCGCTGCAGAGGTATTCATCCAGGCAACCGACACCGACCCGGACGTCCGGGCGCGGGCCGTCGTCGAGGAGACCCACCGGCAACTGCTGGAACAGCTGGTCGCGCTGACCGAGCCCCACCAGGAACTCACCACCGCGTTCACCGATCAGCTGCACCGCCTGCTGACAGCCACCGAGCAGACGCTGTACGCCGCCGCGTCCGGGGCGGCCGAAACCAGGCTGCTGGTCCGCGCCCTGCGTGTTACCGCCGAGATCATCG encodes:
- a CDS encoding cupin domain-containing protein codes for the protein MQKLSLDAKAREHLERAAASSTGRSAETLYGGHEHTLRQTLIALTAGTTLAEHENPGEATVLVLHGRVRLHSGDDVWEGMAGDLLLVPPARHSLQALEDAAALLTVAKSA
- the fdxA gene encoding ferredoxin, giving the protein MTYVIAQPCVDVKDRACVEECPVDCIYEGQRSLYIHPDECVDCGACEPVCPVEAIFYEEDVPAQWSQYTRVNAEFFDALGSPGGAAKLGLIERDHPLIVALPPQGR
- the narI gene encoding respiratory nitrate reductase subunit gamma; the protein is MSSWDLWWWVILPYLALVTFVVGHVWRWRYDRFGWTSRSTQLQERRLLKWGGPLFHYGTFAAIAGHIMGILIPESFTRWLGIPEGAYRWFSSIGGTIAALAVIFGVVILAFRRTTVPKVRATTSPVDWVALLLLAVVIVLGIIPTMGINLLGAGYDYRQSVALWFRGLFAGNPDVAAISHAPLIYQVHATAAWAILAVWPFTRLVHAWSVPLWYLWRPFILYRSRTAAHPTEPGTSGRRWRRIGVRY
- a CDS encoding cupin domain-containing protein; translated protein: MHIAEIATSPRRRAPVPGGPTAALLTTAETSDQVAVLHVELPAGAAMPEHDHGASQIVLIPLSGSVELHHNGQARTLTAGTAAAHIARGERVSLTNPGDQSASLMVVASPPEFADRLASWPPA